GTCTGGGGTGGCAAGGATCGCCTCGGCGCCGTCGACCCTGATGTCGAGCCCTATAAGAGCGAGTTCGAGGCGGACAAGATCACGGTCCTCAACCTTACCAAGCTACGCACCGGCGACCAGCTCAACCATGGCAAGTTCGCCGAGAGCCCGGAAGTGGTGAAACTCATCGGCACCCGACTCGTCGACGGCCAGCCCATCACCGATTCCCGCATCGGTCTCGGCGACCGGCTGATCGAGGTCACCGGCAGCGCCGCGGCAGCGGTCGGCACCGCTGCCGGCATCGTCGTGTCAGCCCCGGTTGCAGTGATCGACTCGCAGGCCCGTCGCAATCTCGGCGACAGGTTCGAGCATCTCGGCAATAACCTGCACGATACTGGTGCCGCCGTTGGCGACACGGTGACGACCCCGTTCCAGAATCCCGGCAGGCAGCCCTGAGCTGCTGTCTTACCTGCTGAAGCGGATCGGCACCGAGAGCGAGATCGCCCCGCCTCCGCCGACACCTGCCGGCGGCGCCGGAACCGGGCTGGCGCGGCGGATCATCGCCGCCGCCTCGGCGTCCAGCGCGGAATCGCCGGACGAGCCGACAACGCGCGAGGATAGTACATTGCCGCTGCGGTCGATCGCGAAGGCGACCTGGACCGTACCCGGGCTCGCGCCGGACGGGAAGCGCTTGTAGCGGTTGAGATGAGCGATCAGCGAGCCGCGCCAGGAGGCGGTCGAGACCGTCGGCTGGCTGGCCGTGCCCTGCGCCGCGCTGCTCGGGGCGGCGGCGCGCTGCTCGGAGGGCTTCGGCGCCACCGCCTCCTTAGCCCGCTGCTCGACAGGCTTGCGCTCGACGACCTTGGGCTTCGGCTTGGGCCTGTCCTTCTTCTCGACGATCTTCGGCTTCGATTCCGGCTTCTTCTCCACCGGCTTCAACTCGGGCGGAGGCGGCAGCAGCACGGCGTCGAGCTTCGGGATCTGCGGCAGCTCGGGTAGCTTGATCTCCGGCTGCTCGACCGGTGTCGGCTCGGGAAGCGTTTCCGGCTCGGGCTCGGGCGGAGGAGGCTCCTGCTTGACCGGCTCGGGCGGCGGCTCCGGTTCGGCCCGCTCCTGCGCGACCGGCAACTCCTCCGGCGGCGCTTCGGGCGCGACCGAGAGTGCGGCGAGCTCGATCATCACAGCCGGTTGCGGCGCGCCGGCTGCGGCTTCCGTCGGCCGCCAGTTTACGCCGACCCAGGCGAGCCCGCCATGAAGGGAAGCGACAGTCAGTGCCGCTGCACCCCAGCGCAGGGCAGCGAGCCAGCGGCGATCGGGAGCAGGCGTGATCACGGCTTGCCCGCTCCCTGAGCGGCGCCCTGGCCGGTATCCTCGAGCCCGACCAGCGCGATCTTGAGATAGCCGGCCTGGCGCAGCTTGTTCATCACCTCCATCAGCTCGCGATAGGCCACCGCCCCGTCGGCGCGCAGGAAGACGCGCTGCTCGCGGTCATGGCTGGTCTGCTGGTCTAGCACCGCCTGCAATTGCTCGCGCGGCACGGTGTCGTTGCCAAGTGCGAGCGAGAGGTCCTGCTTGACGGTCAGGAAGATCGGCTTGTCGGGCCGCGGCTGTGTCTGCGCGTTCGAGACCGGCAGATCGACTGCGACGTCGACCGTCGAGAGCGGCGCCGCGACCATGAAGATGATCAGCAGCACCAGGATCACGTCGATGAACGGCGTGACATTGATCTCGCTGACTTCGCCGAGATCGCCGTCCTGCGGCTCCTTGAGCGAGACGGCCATTGCTTACTCCGCCGGAACGCGCGGCATCGCTGCCGGTTGAGGCACAGCATGCAGGTTGGCGCGGACCTGTTGCGCCGCCTGGCGGCGTGCCCGTTCGAGATCGCGCGAGAGATGGCGCAGCACTTCGCCTGAAGCGTCCGAGAGTGTGGCGCGGTAGCCGGCGATGGCGCGGGCGAAGACGTTGTAGATGATCACCGCGGGAATCGCGGCGACGAGGCCGATCGCGGTTGCGAGTAGCGCCTCGGCAATGCCCGGCGCGACCACGGCGAGGTTGGTCGTCTTCGACTGGCTGATGCCGATGAACGAGTTCATGATCCCCCAGACCGTGCCGAACAGTCCGACAAAGGGGGCAGTCGAGCCGATGGTGGCGAGCAGGCCGGTACCGCGTGCCATCGAACGGCCCGCACGCGCCTCTATCCGCGACAGAGCGATCGCCGCACGCTCCTTGATGCCGTCCTCACCGAGATCGCCGGAGCGCTCGCGCTCGCTCTGGGTGGCCCCGACCAGTTCAGCCACGGTGCCGCGCGCCCGGCCCGTGCGCCCGGTGATCGCCTGCGCCGCTTCGTCCAGGCTCGCGGCTTCCTCCAGCCGGCGCACGGCCCGCTGCGCCCGTGTCTTGGCAGCGGCGAGCTCGAGCACCTTGGCGAGCCAGATCGTCCAGGTCACCAGCGAGGCGAAGGCGAGGCCAAGCATCACCGCCTTCACGACGATGTCTGCGGCCATGAACATGCCCCAGGGCGACAAATCGTGCGGCAAGGTTGCCTGGGCCGTCACGGGGGTAGGTATCGGATTGGGCGTCGGGGCCGGGATGGTCGCAGGGAGAGCAGTCGGCGCCGGGACGGCCGGGGCGATCTGGCCAATGGGGGCCGGAGCCCCCGGCGCGGCGGCGCTCGGCGCCGGTACAGCTCCGCCATGGGCGCCGGAAGGACTCTGCTGGGGAGCGGGCGTGGCTTCGGTCGGCGCGGTCTGGGCAAGGCCGATGGAGCTGGTCATCGGGGTGGCGGCGAGGCTCGCCGCGAACAGGATTGTACCGATCAAACGCTGCATCGACTCTGGTCCACGGTCTTGCGACGCCCCTCACTGGCGGGAGCGCTTTCAGGGCGAGGCCGGCCTCAATGGGAGCGTCCTCGGGCGATCGCGGAGTGCCGGCCCGGAAAGGACGGCGTCGAAGGCGACCGTCCCCAGCAGTTAAACCAGAGCGAATTGGTTAGCAAATACAATAGTTTACACGTATTCTAAAGTAACGCGCCCGCTGCTTTCTGTCCGGAACAGTTCAAGTATTCCGGGGGCTTCGCCCGGTCACAGGGTCGCTTCACCTTCGCGCGAGCACCGTGCCGGGATTGAGGATGCCGAGCGGATCGAAGGCCTGCTTGACTGCCTTCATGAGCTCCAGCGCCTCCGGCTGGGCCGACTGCAACAGTGCGGTGGTGAGGCTACGGCCGATGCCGTGCTCGGCTGTGATGCTGCCATCGAAATCGCGGATGATCGCGAAGACTTGCTCGTTGACGGCCGGGGCGAGATCCGCGCGCCGCTCCGCCGGCATCTCCCGTGGAAACAGCAGGATGACATGGATGTTGCCGTCGCCGACATGGCCGACAAAGAGCGTTCTGGCCTTCGGGAAGCGCTCGGCCGCCATTGCCTCGACGGCTGCGATGAAGGCCGGCACGTCGGCGACCGCAACGCTGGTGTCATGCGAGACGATCGGGCCAGCACGGCGGTTCGCCTCCGCGACGGCGAAGCGCAGATGCCAGATCGCCTTGGCCTGCGCCTCGCTCTGCGCGATGGCCGCGTCCTGCAACACGCCCTGCTCCAGTGCCGCCGCGAGAGTCTCGGTCAGCAACTCGGCAACCCGCCCGGCCGGGTCGCTATCGGCGAGCTCGATGAAGACATACCAGCTGTGCCGCCGTTCGAGAGGAAGGGAGGTGCCGGGCACGAGGTCGAGGGTGAGCCCCATCTCGGCGTTGCACATCAGTTCGAAGCTGGAGATGCGCTCGCCCGCCGATTGCTTCAGCACGGACAGCAGCTTCAGCGCGGCCGATGGGCTGTCGAGGCCGCACAGCGCCGTTGCGCTGACCCGTGGCCTTGGGAAAAGCCTGAAGGTCGCTGCCGTCACGATTGCAAGCGTGCCTTCCGAGCCGATCACGAGTTCCTTCAGCGCATAGCCGGCATTGTCCTTGCGCAGCGGCTTCAGGCCCTCGATCACGGCACCGTCGGCCCGGACATATTCGAGACCGAGCACGAGAGCGCGTGTGGTGCCGTAGCGGATGACGTTGATGCCGCCCGCATTGGTCGAGACCACGCCGCCGATCTGGCAGGAGCCCTCGCTGCCCAGGCTGAGCGGGAAGAGCCGGTCCTTGGCCGCGGCGGCCTGCTGGACATCGGCGAGGATGCAGCCGGCCTCGGCGGTCAGCGTGTCGCCCTCGACATCGACCGCCCTGATCCGGTTGAGGCGCACCAGCGAGAGCACGACCGCCTTGCCCGAGCCATCCGGAGTCGCCCCGCCCGAGAGCCCGGTGTTGCCGCCCTGAGGCACCACTGGTGTGCGGGTCGCCGTGGCCCAGCGCAGGATGGTCGAGACCTCTTCCACTGTGCGGGGACGCAGCAGCGCGAGCGCCGCGCCGCGATGCTTGCCGCGCCAGTCGGTCAGATGCGGTGCCAGCGCCTGCGGGTCGGTGACGATGGCGGCCGGATCGAGCCCGGCGCGCAGGTCGTCGAGCGCAGCCATCCTCTCCAGACCGTGCCGGCATCGACGATGAAATTCTGGCCGGCGCACATGCGCGAGACGTCGGAGCAGAGGAACAGCACCATCTGCGCGATGTCTTCCGGCAGGATATCGCCCTTCAGCGCCTGTGCGGCCTGGTTGGCCGCGCCCTTCTCTGGCGTCCACCAATTGGTGCGCTGGCGCTCGGTCATCACCCAGCCGGGCGTGACGCAATTGACCCTGATGCCATCCGGCCCGAGCGCCCGCGCCAGCGAGCGGGTGAAGCCGATCACCGCCGATTTCGCAGTGGTGTAGGCGATCATGTGCGGCGAGCCTTTCATCCACGAGGTCGAGGACAGGTTGACGAGCGCGCCGCCGCCGAGGCCGCGCATGTCCGGCGCCAGCGCCTGCGCTACGAACATCATCGGCCGGAGGTTCACGGCGAGGCGATCGTCCCAGTACTCCGGCGTCACCGCATCGAAATCGTGGCGCTCGTCATGGCCGGCATTGTTGACGCCGATGGCGAAGGGGCCGTGCAGCGCGCGCGCCGCCGCGATCGCCGCTTGCGTGGCCGGGATGTCGCGTAGATCGACATGATGGAACGAGATAGAGCCGCCGGCGGCCGAAAGCTCGGACGCGAGCTGCTCGCCGCGCTCAGCATCGATGTCGAGGAAGGCGACCTTGGCGCCCTGCCGCGCCAGCGCCTCGACAATGGCGCGGCCGATGCCGTCAGCGCCGCCGGTGACCAATGCCGCCTTGCCGGCGAGATCGGGATAGCTGGCCTCGATCCTCACCCGCCGAACTCCGGCGCGGGCAGGCCGGGCACATCGACCGGCAAGGTGAAGAGGCCGCCCGAGAACGGCGCCTCGGCCAGCATCCGCGAGGGCAGGCGGATGCGCGCCGTGGTGATGAACAGCGTCTTCAGGTCGGGGCCGCCGAAGGCGAGGCTGGTCGGGCGGGGCACCGGCAGCCAGACCTCGCGATCGAGCCGGCCGTCCGGGGCATAGCGGTGCAGGCACCAGCCATCCCAGATCGCGCACCAGACGAAGCCCTCGGCATCGACTGCGAGCCCGTCCGGCCGGCCGGCGACCTCGGCGAAGACGCGGCGATTGGCGAGCGTCCCGGCCTTGGCCTCGAACTCATAGGCGTAGATGCGACTATGGGCGGAATCGACGAAGTAAAAGGTTCGGCCGTCCGGGCTCCAGTCGAGCCCGTTGGCGACGGTGAGCCCGCTCTCCTGGCGCTGCCAGGAAAGGTCCGGCGCGATCGCATAGAGTGAGCCGGAGGCGCGGCTGGCGTCGAGCCGCATCGTCCCGGCCCAGAGTCGGCCCTGCCGGTCGCATTTGCCGTCGTTGAAGCGGTTGTCGGGGATGTCGGCTTCGGGATCGGCGAGCGGGGTCAGCCGGCCGCTGGCGAAATCGAAGGCCTCCAGCCCCTCCTGCGTCAGCACCACCAGCCCGCCGCCCCGGCGGCCGAGCACGGCGCTGACCAGGCGCGGCAGCGTCACCTCCTCGTTGTTGCCGGTCGCCGGGTCGAAGCGGTTGACCGAGGGCGCGAGGATGTCGACCCAGTAGAGCCGCTGCTCGCCGGCCGACCAATAGGGCCCCTCGGCGAGATGGGCGCCCCAGGGCAGCACGCATTGGATGTTGGGGTCGACCGGGCGCGTCGAGCGCGGCGCCGGAGAAATGTTCATCTGCGTCGCGCCGACATTGCCGGAGATCTGCCGCGCTGCCGCCATCAGGTCGCGGCCGGTGGTGTGCAGCCGCTCGCGCGTCAGCCGCGAGGACGGGCCGAACACGCCGATCGCCGCGACGGCGCGGCCGGTATGGTCGAAGATCGGCGCGGCGACCGAGGCGACGCCGGCGACATGCTCCTCCTGCGAGACGGCATAGCCGCGGGCCCGGGTCAGCGCGAGGTCGGCGGCGAGTGCCTCCTCCTCGGTGATGGTCGTCTCGGTGAAGCACTCGAGCTTGAGACGGTCGACGAGGGCACGCTGTTCATGCGGCTGGACGAAGGCGAGCAGGGCCTTGCCGCCGGCCGTGCAATGCAGCGGCGCGCGCCGGCCGATCTCGATCCGGAAGCCATAGGGGCCGCCGCGGCTGCGCTGGTCGATATAGAGTACCTCGCCATTGTCGATGGCGCAGAGCGCCGCGGTTTCGCGCGTCTCTTCGGCGAGCCGGTCGAGCGCCGGCGCGCCTGCGCCGCGCAGGTCGAAGGATTCCCAGACGCGGTGGGCGAGCTCGAACAGGCGGTGGCCGAGCCTGTAGGTGTTGTCGCTTTCCTCGTGCCGGATCAGGCGGAAGGTCAGAAGCGTGTTGAGCATGCGCGCCAGCGTGCCCTTGGGCAGGCCGGTCGCGACCTGCAGGTCTCGGAACCGCGGCGGCGCCGAAGCCTCGCCGATCACGTCGAGCAGATAGAGGCCCTTGGCGAGGGCGGCAGCACCGGTCGGGACGTCGCGCTCGTCCGGCGTCAGGACGCGCGCTTCACCCGCGCCTGCGCCGCCTCGCCGATCATGCGCTCGAAGGTCCATTGCGGCTCAAATCCCAGTTCGGTCCGGATCCTGGCGTTCGACGTCTCGTAGAAGACACCGGCGCCCGGCAGGTCGATGGTCTTCAACGGCAGTCCCGTCAACTCCGCCATCATCGGCAGCGCGGCGGCGAAGTCGACGGCTTCGGTCACGCCGAGATTATAGGTGCGACCGGCGGCGCGTTCGTCGGACAGCGCCAGCAGGATGCCGGCGACCATGTCGCGCGTATCGGTGATGTGCATGCGGAAGGGCCGGCCGGCCTCGTTGCGCGATAGCACCAGCGCCTCGCGCCCGTCATCGAGGGCACGCAGGGCCGCCACGGCGGCCGCATTGCCGAAGCCCTCCTGCTGGCGGATCTTCGGATGCAGGAAGAAGCGCGGGCCGGAGAAGAAGCTCCCGGGGTCGAGCAGCTCGCTCGCATCCTGCGTATGAGAGAACCGCAGGATCGTCGCAGGCACGCCACTGGTCCGCTCGTAGAAGCGCACCAGTTCCTCGCCGAGCAGCTTGCTCAGCCCATAGGGCGAGCGTGGCTTCAGCGGATGGTCCTCGTCGATCGGCTGATAGTCCGGCACGTTCTCCGGATAGACCTCGCCGGAGGAAGCGAAGACGAGCCGCTTCGGCTTCATCGCCGCGGCCTCTTCGAGCAGGACGCGCGTGCCCTCGACATTGGCGGTAAACAGCCTGTCGCGGTCGGCGGGCAGCCAGGACATGAAGGCGCCGAGATGCAGGATCGCGTCAGCGCCCTGCACGGCCTCCCCGCGCGGTGGCGCGATCGTCGAAGCCGCCGAGCACCTCGCGATAGGCGGGATGCTCGATACCGCTGGCGCGCAGGTCGAAGCCGGTGACTCGGTGGCCCGCTTCGAGCAATTGGCGGGCGACGCGCGAGCCGACGCGTCCGGCACTGCCGGTGACCAGGATCGCGCTCACTTGATCGCCTCGCCGCTGGCGGCATCGAATACGTGCAGGCGCGCCGGGTCGAAGGAGAGCGTCAATGTCTCCTCCGGCGGCCTTGTATCCGGATTGATCAGGCGCGCGATCAGTGAGGTCCGCCGCGCCTCATCCTCGCCGCTGGAACTCGCCTCGCGGCGGTGTTCCTCGGGGAGGTCGACATAGACATACTGTTCGCTGCCGAGGCTCTCGATCAGCCGCGGTGCCACCGTGAACGAGACCTGCCCTGGACCGGCGGCGATATGCTCGGGCCTGAGCCCAACCACGATATCCTTGCCGGCGAGCGCCGAGGCATTCGCGACAGGCAACCTCACGTCATGGCCGAAAAGTTTGGCCGTGGCTCCGCCGCCCGCAGCCTCGGCCTTCGCCTTGAGGAAGTTCATGCCGGGCGAGCCGATGAAGCCGGCGACGAAGAGATTGGCCGGCTCGCGGAACATCACATCGGGCGAGGCGATCTGCTGGATCACGCCATCCTTCATGATGACG
This sequence is a window from Bosea vestrisii. Protein-coding genes within it:
- a CDS encoding TonB family protein; the protein is MITPAPDRRWLAALRWGAAALTVASLHGGLAWVGVNWRPTEAAAGAPQPAVMIELAALSVAPEAPPEELPVAQERAEPEPPPEPVKQEPPPPEPEPETLPEPTPVEQPEIKLPELPQIPKLDAVLLPPPPELKPVEKKPESKPKIVEKKDRPKPKPKVVERKPVEQRAKEAVAPKPSEQRAAAPSSAAQGTASQPTVSTASWRGSLIAHLNRYKRFPSGASPGTVQVAFAIDRSGNVLSSRVVGSSGDSALDAEAAAMIRRASPVPAPPAGVGGGGAISLSVPIRFSR
- the exbD gene encoding TonB system transport protein ExbD, producing MAVSLKEPQDGDLGEVSEINVTPFIDVILVLLIIFMVAAPLSTVDVAVDLPVSNAQTQPRPDKPIFLTVKQDLSLALGNDTVPREQLQAVLDQQTSHDREQRVFLRADGAVAYRELMEVMNKLRQAGYLKIALVGLEDTGQGAAQGAGKP
- the exbB gene encoding tonB-system energizer ExbB; translated protein: MQRLIGTILFAASLAATPMTSSIGLAQTAPTEATPAPQQSPSGAHGGAVPAPSAAAPGAPAPIGQIAPAVPAPTALPATIPAPTPNPIPTPVTAQATLPHDLSPWGMFMAADIVVKAVMLGLAFASLVTWTIWLAKVLELAAAKTRAQRAVRRLEEAASLDEAAQAITGRTGRARGTVAELVGATQSERERSGDLGEDGIKERAAIALSRIEARAGRSMARGTGLLATIGSTAPFVGLFGTVWGIMNSFIGISQSKTTNLAVVAPGIAEALLATAIGLVAAIPAVIIYNVFARAIAGYRATLSDASGEVLRHLSRDLERARRQAAQQVRANLHAVPQPAAMPRVPAE
- a CDS encoding FAD-binding oxidoreductase — encoded protein: MAALDDLRAGLDPAAIVTDPQALAPHLTDWRGKHRGAALALLRPRTVEEVSTILRWATATRTPVVPQGGNTGLSGGATPDGSGKAVVLSLVRLNRIRAVDVEGDTLTAEAGCILADVQQAAAAKDRLFPLSLGSEGSCQIGGVVSTNAGGINVIRYGTTRALVLGLEYVRADGAVIEGLKPLRKDNAGYALKELVIGSEGTLAIVTAATFRLFPRPRVSATALCGLDSPSAALKLLSVLKQSAGERISSFELMCNAEMGLTLDLVPGTSLPLERRHSWYVFIELADSDPAGRVAELLTETLAAALEQGVLQDAAIAQSEAQAKAIWHLRFAVAEANRRAGPIVSHDTSVAVADVPAFIAAVEAMAAERFPKARTLFVGHVGDGNIHVILLFPREMPAERRADLAPAVNEQVFAIIRDFDGSITAEHGIGRSLTTALLQSAQPEALELMKAVKQAFDPLGILNPGTVLARR
- a CDS encoding SDR family NAD(P)-dependent oxidoreductase; protein product: MEASYPDLAGKAALVTGGADGIGRAIVEALARQGAKVAFLDIDAERGEQLASELSAAGGSISFHHVDLRDIPATQAAIAAARALHGPFAIGVNNAGHDERHDFDAVTPEYWDDRLAVNLRPMMFVAQALAPDMRGLGGGALVNLSSTSWMKGSPHMIAYTTAKSAVIGFTRSLARALGPDGIRVNCVTPGWVMTERQRTNWWTPEKGAANQAAQALKGDILPEDIAQMVLFLCSDVSRMCAGQNFIVDAGTVWRGWLRSTTCAPGSIRPPSSPTRRRWHRI
- a CDS encoding SMP-30/gluconolactonase/LRE family protein, with protein sequence MDLRAHDRRGGAGAGEARVLTPDERDVPTGAAALAKGLYLLDVIGEASAPPRFRDLQVATGLPKGTLARMLNTLLTFRLIRHEESDNTYRLGHRLFELAHRVWESFDLRGAGAPALDRLAEETRETAALCAIDNGEVLYIDQRSRGGPYGFRIEIGRRAPLHCTAGGKALLAFVQPHEQRALVDRLKLECFTETTITEEEALAADLALTRARGYAVSQEEHVAGVASVAAPIFDHTGRAVAAIGVFGPSSRLTRERLHTTGRDLMAAARQISGNVGATQMNISPAPRSTRPVDPNIQCVLPWGAHLAEGPYWSAGEQRLYWVDILAPSVNRFDPATGNNEEVTLPRLVSAVLGRRGGGLVVLTQEGLEAFDFASGRLTPLADPEADIPDNRFNDGKCDRQGRLWAGTMRLDASRASGSLYAIAPDLSWQRQESGLTVANGLDWSPDGRTFYFVDSAHSRIYAYEFEAKAGTLANRRVFAEVAGRPDGLAVDAEGFVWCAIWDGWCLHRYAPDGRLDREVWLPVPRPTSLAFGGPDLKTLFITTARIRLPSRMLAEAPFSGGLFTLPVDVPGLPAPEFGG